In the Variovorax sp. S12S4 genome, one interval contains:
- a CDS encoding type IV pilin protein encodes MKKLSFSRRRNGFTLIEVMITVAIVAILASIAMPSYNRYIIRAKRSAAQAQMMEIANRQQQFLLANRSYADKTALTASGYSLPAEVAANYDYTITLSAEGTPPGFVLTFDSTGAQASDGDLTLDNQGAKTPADKW; translated from the coding sequence ATGAAAAAGCTCTCGTTTTCGCGTCGGCGCAATGGCTTCACATTGATCGAGGTAATGATCACGGTCGCAATCGTCGCCATCCTGGCTTCCATTGCGATGCCCAGCTACAACCGCTACATCATCCGAGCCAAGCGCTCCGCCGCCCAGGCGCAAATGATGGAGATTGCCAACCGGCAGCAGCAATTTTTGCTGGCGAACCGCAGCTATGCGGACAAGACGGCGCTGACGGCCAGCGGCTACTCGCTGCCCGCAGAGGTTGCCGCCAATTACGATTACACGATCACCCTGTCTGCGGAAGGCACTCCTCCCGGCTTTGTCCTGACTTTCGATTCGACAGGCGCCCAGGCGTCCGACGGCGACCTCACCCTCGATAACCAAGGCGCGAAAACGCCGGCCGACAAATGGTGA
- a CDS encoding prepilin-type N-terminal cleavage/methylation domain-containing protein, whose protein sequence is MVKPRTTAGRARAQRGATLIEVLVTLLIVAFGLFGLVGLQARLQSSEMESYQRSQALILLNDMASRIAINRRMASSYVTASPLGAGTNCPTATGSRQQIDALEWCNALQGAAETSGTTKLGAMIGGRGCVEDLGNNEYLITVAWQGLVPIAAPPEGVACGKDAYDVAPTATTPSPQCTADRCRRTVTTLVRIGTLS, encoded by the coding sequence ATGGTGAAGCCCCGCACGACCGCCGGACGCGCCCGCGCACAACGCGGCGCGACGCTGATCGAAGTGCTGGTCACCCTGCTGATCGTCGCCTTCGGCCTGTTCGGACTCGTGGGCCTGCAGGCTCGACTCCAGTCGTCCGAAATGGAGTCCTACCAGCGCTCGCAGGCGCTGATCCTGCTCAACGACATGGCCAGCCGCATTGCAATCAATCGCCGTATGGCCTCCAGCTACGTCACTGCTTCGCCGCTGGGCGCCGGAACCAACTGCCCCACAGCCACGGGCTCGCGCCAGCAGATCGACGCCTTGGAGTGGTGCAATGCGCTGCAGGGCGCGGCCGAAACCTCAGGCACCACCAAGCTCGGCGCCATGATCGGCGGGCGCGGCTGCGTGGAGGACTTGGGCAACAACGAATACTTGATCACCGTCGCCTGGCAGGGCCTGGTGCCCATTGCCGCACCGCCGGAAGGCGTGGCCTGCGGCAAGGATGCCTACGACGTCGCCCCCACCGCAACCACTCCAAGCCCGCAGTGCACGGCCGACAGGTGCCGCCGGACCGTGACGACGCTGGTGCGCATCGGGACGC